A portion of the Desulfonatronovibrio magnus genome contains these proteins:
- the fabZ gene encoding 3-hydroxyacyl-ACP dehydratase FabZ, which yields MKPPVQGEIVSKDILDLLPHRYPFLLVDRVLDFEPFKFIRAVKNITLNEPHFQGHFPMYPVMPGVLILESMAQTGGIMVIKSIKDKMDGKIFLFAGLDKVRFRRPVFPGDQLIIEVEYGQHKMNLWKMEAKAFVEDKVAAQGIFSAAIVDREDG from the coding sequence GTGAAGCCTCCAGTGCAGGGAGAGATTGTAAGTAAGGATATACTGGACCTTTTGCCCCACCGCTATCCTTTTTTGCTGGTGGACAGGGTGCTTGACTTTGAGCCTTTTAAATTTATCAGGGCCGTAAAAAATATAACCTTGAACGAACCTCATTTTCAGGGGCACTTCCCCATGTATCCGGTTATGCCTGGTGTTCTTATCCTGGAATCCATGGCCCAAACCGGCGGGATTATGGTCATAAAAAGCATCAAGGATAAAATGGATGGTAAAATTTTTCTTTTTGCCGGTCTGGATAAAGTCAGATTTCGACGTCCTGTGTTTCCAGGCGATCAGTTGATAATCGAAGTGGAGTACGGACAGCACAAAATGAATTTATGGAAAATGGAGGCTAAAGCCTTTGTTGAAGATAAAGTGGCTGCTCAAGGTATATTTTCAGCAGCAATTGTTGACAGGGAAGATGGCTGA
- the lpxD gene encoding UDP-3-O-(3-hydroxymyristoyl)glucosamine N-acyltransferase, protein MLLSEIASQLGLELTGQDMEIKGVSTLEEAGPDQISFLANPKYIPMLKTTRAGCVLVEPEHAHKVKIALISQNPYLDFARVMQIFAVPQGFAQDARDAACIHPSANIHASANIHPMAFIGSGASIGSGTLVFPFVYIGENVSVGSDCVIYPNVSIMAGCSIGDRVIVHSGAVIGSDGFGFVETPQGRKKIPQLGNVVIENDVEIGANTTIDRATLGRTVIGQGVKIDNLVQVAHNVQVGEHSVLVSQVGISGSSILEDHVILGGQAGVAGHLKIGRKSRVAAKSGVGKDIPPETDCGGIPAMNHTTFLKNAVLMPKLPQAFKRIKQLENQMKAMQEQLKQGESK, encoded by the coding sequence TGAAATCGCATCTCAATTAGGCTTGGAGCTGACAGGCCAGGATATGGAGATTAAAGGGGTCAGCACTCTGGAAGAGGCAGGCCCGGATCAGATTTCTTTTCTGGCCAACCCCAAATATATCCCCATGCTCAAGACTACTCGGGCAGGTTGCGTACTGGTTGAACCTGAACACGCTCACAAAGTAAAGATTGCCTTGATCAGCCAGAATCCTTATCTGGATTTCGCAAGAGTTATGCAGATATTTGCCGTACCCCAGGGCTTTGCTCAGGATGCCAGAGATGCTGCCTGTATACATCCGTCTGCTAATATTCATGCTTCAGCAAATATTCATCCCATGGCTTTTATTGGTTCCGGGGCGAGTATTGGCTCAGGTACGCTTGTTTTTCCTTTTGTGTACATTGGCGAGAATGTTTCTGTGGGCAGCGATTGTGTGATTTATCCCAACGTAAGTATAATGGCAGGATGCTCCATTGGAGACAGGGTTATAGTTCATTCCGGAGCTGTTATTGGCTCTGACGGTTTTGGATTTGTGGAAACACCCCAGGGCAGAAAAAAAATACCTCAGCTTGGTAATGTTGTTATTGAAAATGATGTAGAGATAGGGGCCAACACCACTATTGACAGAGCAACTCTTGGCAGAACAGTTATTGGACAGGGGGTGAAAATTGATAACCTTGTGCAGGTGGCGCACAATGTCCAGGTGGGTGAGCATAGCGTTCTGGTCTCTCAGGTTGGCATCTCAGGAAGCTCCATACTGGAAGATCACGTTATCTTAGGGGGCCAGGCAGGTGTTGCTGGGCACCTGAAAATTGGTCGAAAGTCCCGTGTTGCTGCCAAGTCCGGGGTGGGCAAGGATATTCCCCCGGAAACAGATTGTGGAGGGATACCGGCCATGAATCATACCACTTTTTTAAAAAATGCCGTGCTAATGCCCAAACTTCCTCAGGCATTTAAGCGCATTAAACAGTTAGAAAATCAGATGAAGGCTATGCAGGAACAACTCAAACAAGGAGAAAGCAAGTGA